The Balaenoptera musculus isolate JJ_BM4_2016_0621 chromosome 6, mBalMus1.pri.v3, whole genome shotgun sequence nucleotide sequence CTCCATCCCAAGTTCCTCAGCAACCCTACCAGATATTCAGAAGACCCCCAAGATCCCCTTTACCCCTCACACCCCTTCCAACACAGGAAAACTGTCAAGACTCCCCCAAATTCTGACGTATTCTGACAAAATTCTTACATGAAACTGTCAATGCCTCCCCCTGACACTCGCTCCTACCCCTAGGCCGACGTCTTTGCCTTTGGGATTGTCCTCTGTGAGCTCATCGCACGAGTACCTGCGGACCCTGACTACCTACCCCGTACTGAGGTGAATGATGCATCCAGGTTTAAAAGGAGGAACTCCAGACTAGGCACATCATAACCAAGGAGGGTTCCCTGGAGGGTGAGGTCCTGACTGGGGGACAGCAGGAGAACTCGAGGAAGGCTGACCTGGAGgcccctcctctctgtccccacaggACTTTGGCCTGGATGTGCCTGCTTTCCGAACCCTGGTAGGGGATGACTGCCCACTGCCCTTCCTGCTCCTGGCCATCCACTGCTGCAGTGTAAGAGCCtcactctccctccctgcccccgacCCCCACCCACCAGCTGACAAGGCCAGCCGGGCCAGATGACAGGAGGAAACTCAGGGACCCTCTTCTGGAGCACTGAGTGAAGCTGCCCGTCTCTCCCCATCAGATGGAACCTGGCACTCGTGCTCCCTTCACTGAAATCACCCAGCACCTGGAATGGATCCTGGAGCAGCTGCCTGAGCCAGCCCCCCTCCTCAGGGCTCCCCTGGCACACAGTCAGGGTAAGTGAGCACAACTGGGGTCCTTTTGCCTCTCTCTTCCTTAGAACTCAGAATCATCCAGGGAGACTAAGTGTTTTCATTAGTTGAGAAGCCTGGGGGCGGGAGTGGGGTGAGAGGACATCTCAGAGAAGATCGTTTTCTAATTCTAGAGCCTGAGGGAGGGGAACAAGGAAATAAGAGGTAaagggggctggaggggacatCTCCCCCTTTCCAAAGCACCCTGTGGGACTCCCTTTTCTCAGCTCTAGTCCCACCAGCCTCCTGGTGAATAATGAGACCCTCAGGGAACTATGATCAATGCTGAGAACAGTGACCACAGACTTCTCTGTCTACAGGGTTTGTTCCAAGAGGGGGTCCCTCTGCCACACTTCCCAGGCCAGACCCCCGGCTCTCCCGAAGCCGGTCAGACCTCTTCCTGCCCCCGTCGCCAGAATCGCCCCCCAACTGGGGGGACAATCTGACTCGAGTCAACCCCTTTTCACTACGGGAAGACCTCAGAGGTGGCAAGATCAAGCTCCTGGACACACCCAGCAAGCCAGTCGCCCCCCTACCCCTTGTACCACCATCAGCACTGCCCTCCACCCAGCTGCCCTTGGTGACCACTCCAGAGACCTTGGTCCAGCCTGGGACACCTGCCCGCCGCTGCCGCTCGCTACCATCATCCCCTGAACTCCCCCGACGTATGGAGACAGCACTGCCAGGTCCTGGCCCTCCTGCTGTGGGCCCCTCGGCTGAAGAGAGAATGGAGTGTGAGGGCAGTAGCCCTGAGCCAGAACCCCCGGGACCAGCTTCCCAGCTGCCCCTGGCCGTGGCCACAGACAACTTCATCAGCACTTGTTCCTCAGCCTCCCAGCCCTGGTCCCCTAGATCAGGAGCCCCCCTTAACAACAACCCCCCAGCCGTGGTGGTGAACTCCCCAcaaggctgggctggggagccctggAACCGGGCCCAGCATAGCCTGCCCCGTGCAGCAGCCCTGGAGCGGACAGAAGCCTCGCCGCCCCCGTCAGCCCCCCGGGAGTCCGAGGAGGGGCTGCCCTGCCCTGGCTGCTGCCTCGGCCCCTTCAGCTTTGGCTTCCTGTCCATGTGCCCCCGCCCCACACCAGCTGTGGCCCGCTACCGCAACCTGAACTGCGAGGCGGGCAGTCTCCTCTGCCACCGGGGGCACCACGCCAAGCCACCCACAACCAGCCTGCAGCTGCCGGGGGCACGCTCTTAGCAGTGGGGCCTGTGGTCTCCGGCCTCCACCCTTGGCCTTCAGGATGCCCTGTGAGGACAGAGCGCACATGCTGGCCTGTGCCAGCCCCGGATGGGCTGAGCAGCGC carries:
- the TESK1 gene encoding dual specificity testis-specific protein kinase 1 isoform X1, producing the protein MAGERPPLRGPGPGPGEAPGEGPPGPGGAGGGPGRGRPSSYRALRSAVSSLARVDDFHCAEKIGAGFFSEVYKVRHRQSGQVMVLKMNRLPSNRGNTLREVQLMNRLRHPNILRFMGVCVHQGQLHALTEYMNGGTLEQLLSSPEPLSWPVRLRLALDIARGLRYLHAKGVFHRDLTSKNCLIRREDRGFTAVVGDFGLAEKIPVYREGARKEPLAVVGSPYWMAPEVLRGELYDEKADVFAFGIVLCELIARVPADPDYLPRTEDFGLDVPAFRTLVGDDCPLPFLLLAIHCCSMEPGTRAPFTEITQHLEWILEQLPEPAPLLRAPLAHSQGFVPRGGPSATLPRPDPRLSRSRSDLFLPPSPESPPNWGDNLTRVNPFSLREDLRGGKIKLLDTPSKPVAPLPLVPPSALPSTQLPLVTTPETLVQPGTPARRCRSLPSSPELPRRMETALPGPGPPAVGPSAEERMECEGSSPEPEPPGPASQLPLAVATDNFISTCSSASQPWSPRSGAPLNNNPPAVVVNSPQGWAGEPWNRAQHSLPRAAALERTEASPPPSAPRESEEGLPCPGCCLGPFSFGFLSMCPRPTPAVARYRNLNCEAGSLLCHRGHHAKPPTTSLQLPGARS
- the TESK1 gene encoding dual specificity testis-specific protein kinase 1 isoform X2 → MGGPWNSCSAPPNPYPGLSGSAWLWTSPAACGTCMPKVYSTETSHPREGARKEPLAVVGSPYWMAPEVLRGELYDEKADVFAFGIVLCELIARVPADPDYLPRTEDFGLDVPAFRTLVGDDCPLPFLLLAIHCCSMEPGTRAPFTEITQHLEWILEQLPEPAPLLRAPLAHSQGFVPRGGPSATLPRPDPRLSRSRSDLFLPPSPESPPNWGDNLTRVNPFSLREDLRGGKIKLLDTPSKPVAPLPLVPPSALPSTQLPLVTTPETLVQPGTPARRCRSLPSSPELPRRMETALPGPGPPAVGPSAEERMECEGSSPEPEPPGPASQLPLAVATDNFISTCSSASQPWSPRSGAPLNNNPPAVVVNSPQGWAGEPWNRAQHSLPRAAALERTEASPPPSAPRESEEGLPCPGCCLGPFSFGFLSMCPRPTPAVARYRNLNCEAGSLLCHRGHHAKPPTTSLQLPGARS